In Flammeovirgaceae bacterium 311, one DNA window encodes the following:
- a CDS encoding metallophosphoesterase (COG1408 Predicted phosphohydrolases), translating to MGKLISVAIFGLILFLLDLYMFGAIRLLTDNSSANVKRWVFILYWGISAFTIVLMAVYNLTNIREQIPGLRQWILFWLVAYTISKVIGGFFLVLDDIWRLFMWAWRRLVINVETPSSAPVQPTTPAGITRSEFLAKTALVATAVPMVTMGFGILSGAHDYRVRHRRVVLPNLPKAFNGFKIAQLSDIHSGSFFNKTAVAGGIEMLLQQKPDVIFFTGDLVNNMTSEVREYQPIFSKLQAPFGVYSTLGNHDYGEYIAWPSQEAKRQNLVNMAKVHKQMGWDLLMNENRRLKTGGEEIAVIGVENWGTGRWPKYGRLEQAYAGTQDLPVKLLLSHDPTHWDGQVRQLFPDIDITFSGHTHGFQFGVEIGDFRWSPASWMYKQWADLYQEGNQYLYVNRGYGYLGFPGRIGILPEITIMELVSA from the coding sequence ATGGGAAAACTTATTTCAGTTGCCATTTTTGGCCTTATTCTTTTTCTGCTGGATCTGTATATGTTCGGAGCCATCAGGCTGCTCACGGATAACAGCAGTGCAAATGTAAAGCGATGGGTATTTATTCTGTATTGGGGTATTTCTGCCTTTACCATTGTGCTGATGGCCGTATACAACCTTACCAACATCCGCGAGCAAATTCCAGGGCTCAGGCAGTGGATCTTATTCTGGCTGGTGGCATACACCATATCTAAAGTAATCGGAGGCTTTTTCCTGGTGCTGGATGATATCTGGCGCCTGTTCATGTGGGCATGGCGCAGGCTGGTTATCAACGTAGAAACACCTTCATCAGCTCCCGTGCAGCCAACCACTCCTGCAGGTATTACCAGATCTGAATTTTTGGCCAAGACTGCTCTTGTAGCCACTGCTGTACCAATGGTTACTATGGGGTTTGGTATTTTGAGCGGCGCCCATGATTACCGGGTGCGCCATCGGCGGGTGGTACTGCCAAACCTGCCTAAAGCCTTCAATGGTTTTAAAATTGCTCAGCTATCTGATATCCACAGCGGCAGCTTCTTTAATAAAACAGCAGTGGCGGGTGGTATTGAAATGCTGCTGCAGCAAAAACCAGATGTTATCTTCTTTACCGGCGACCTGGTGAATAACATGACCAGTGAGGTTCGTGAATATCAGCCAATTTTTAGTAAGCTACAGGCGCCGTTTGGCGTTTATTCTACCCTGGGCAATCATGACTATGGCGAATACATTGCCTGGCCCAGCCAGGAGGCAAAACGGCAGAACCTGGTTAATATGGCAAAAGTACATAAGCAAATGGGCTGGGACCTGCTGATGAACGAGAATCGGAGACTTAAAACAGGCGGAGAAGAAATTGCCGTAATCGGGGTAGAAAATTGGGGAACAGGCCGCTGGCCCAAGTATGGCAGACTGGAGCAGGCTTATGCCGGTACACAGGATTTACCTGTAAAGCTGCTGCTTTCGCATGACCCCACGCATTGGGATGGGCAGGTACGGCAGCTTTTTCCCGATATCGATATAACATTTAGCGGTCATACCCATGGTTTTCAGTTTGGTGTGGAAATAGGCGATTTTCGCTGGAGTCCCGCCAGCTGGATGTACAAGCAATGGGCCGACCTGTACCAGGAGGGGAATCAGTATTTGTATGTAAACCGTGGCTATGGATACTTAGGCTTTCCTGGCCGCATTGGTATTCTTCCTGAAATAACTATCATGGAATTGGTATCTGCTTAA
- a CDS encoding hypothetical protein (COG0574 Phosphoenolpyruvate synthase/pyruvate phosphate dikinase), with amino-acid sequence MKQATEQVAHKLSEFVASLKKPKQELGLTTRKKSCSFGVYPQLGSPATTAGLCRDLAHFLHDHKEGLAENPIFMAVFTTPSKLTEDAFNEKVQELMNMLRKAAEPFYCTPEAEKVLDQTSNEQTVEFGGRVLKVVSIYRNNAQGHLKFDYPMLAFSLHLQPPLPGEDQRSKTEKNSAKATANLDKLTGRYAAEKIKA; translated from the coding sequence ATGAAACAAGCGACAGAACAGGTAGCGCATAAGCTTTCAGAATTTGTGGCTTCACTTAAAAAACCTAAGCAGGAGCTGGGTTTAACTACCCGGAAAAAAAGCTGCAGTTTTGGTGTATACCCACAACTGGGCAGTCCGGCCACAACAGCAGGGTTATGCAGGGACCTGGCCCATTTTTTACACGATCATAAAGAGGGGCTGGCAGAAAACCCGATTTTCATGGCTGTTTTTACTACGCCGTCCAAACTCACGGAAGATGCATTTAATGAAAAGGTACAGGAGCTGATGAACATGCTGCGAAAAGCAGCCGAGCCTTTTTACTGCACTCCTGAAGCCGAAAAAGTGCTTGATCAGACCAGTAATGAACAGACGGTTGAATTTGGTGGCAGGGTACTGAAAGTGGTAAGTATATACCGCAATAATGCACAGGGACACCTGAAATTCGATTATCCCATGCTGGCTTTCAGTCTGCATCTGCAGCCGCCATTGCCCGGAGAAGATCAGAGGAGCAAAACAGAAAAGAATTCAGCAAAAGCAACAGCCAATCTTGATAAACTAACAGGCCGTTATGCTGCAGAAAAGATAAAAGCCTGA
- a CDS encoding hypothetical protein (COG3665 Uncharacterized conserved protein), which translates to MMNKQTKGRITPQSGVAFELQKGQMLKITDPFGEQVSDLICYNLYDKEEWLSSGRTMDYANAWLITKGNQLYSNRSNPMLTLIEDTCGRHDFLLTPCSLEMFHKLYQVKGHHPSCHENLYTHLKEWGIAPDEVPTTFNIFMNVQLFADGSLSVEPPMSKAGDFVVFRAEMNLVIGLTACSAQKSNNGSFKPIDFEILDSDEVV; encoded by the coding sequence ATGATGAATAAACAGACTAAAGGCCGAATCACTCCACAAAGCGGTGTAGCTTTTGAACTTCAGAAGGGGCAAATGCTCAAAATTACAGACCCTTTCGGAGAACAGGTGAGCGACCTGATCTGCTATAACCTATACGATAAAGAGGAATGGCTGAGCAGTGGCCGCACCATGGATTATGCAAATGCATGGCTCATTACAAAAGGGAATCAATTGTACAGCAACCGCAGCAATCCAATGCTGACACTAATCGAAGATACCTGCGGTAGACATGATTTTCTGCTCACCCCTTGTAGCCTGGAGATGTTTCATAAGCTTTACCAGGTAAAGGGGCATCATCCCTCCTGCCATGAAAATCTATACACACACTTAAAAGAATGGGGTATAGCCCCGGATGAAGTACCAACTACCTTCAACATTTTTATGAACGTGCAACTATTTGCTGATGGCAGCCTTAGCGTAGAGCCTCCCATGAGCAAAGCCGGAGATTTTGTTGTCTTTAGGGCAGAAATGAACCTGGTTATAGGACTAACAGCATGTTCTGCTCAGAAATCTAATAATGGGAGCTTTAAACCAATTGATTTTGAAATATTGGACAGCGATGAGGTTGTATGA
- a CDS encoding hypothetical protein (COG3403 Uncharacterized conserved protein) produces the protein MSVSNPFISPESFHYSSYTVVDKTTHKAITKKQGVAGKLVESVAGQLRDFILLKEHPCIIARSTIRSGACCFGLYPELGSNSATAGLSRDLATFLEKRKNNPDTYASFMAVFEQPLNMSELLFEKLLWKQLQLLQQASAPHYLWDNTTSPDPDDKNFGFSFGGKAFYVVGMHPNSSRKSRQFTHPMLVFNMHEQFEAMRTKGAYEKVKTVIRRNDKRLQGSNNPMLQDFGHASEAKQYSGRAVSENWKCPFHA, from the coding sequence ATGTCAGTATCGAACCCCTTTATCAGCCCCGAATCATTTCATTATAGCAGTTATACAGTTGTAGATAAAACCACTCATAAAGCAATAACTAAAAAGCAGGGAGTTGCAGGCAAATTAGTGGAATCAGTAGCCGGCCAGTTAAGAGATTTTATTCTTTTAAAAGAACATCCCTGTATTATTGCCAGATCTACCATTAGAAGTGGTGCCTGCTGCTTTGGGCTTTACCCGGAATTGGGCAGCAACTCTGCTACCGCCGGACTTAGCAGAGATCTAGCTACGTTCTTGGAGAAGCGAAAAAATAATCCCGATACTTATGCATCCTTTATGGCAGTATTTGAGCAGCCACTGAACATGAGTGAGCTGCTTTTTGAAAAACTACTCTGGAAGCAGTTACAGCTATTACAGCAGGCATCAGCCCCACATTATCTCTGGGACAACACAACAAGTCCTGATCCGGATGATAAGAATTTTGGTTTTAGCTTTGGGGGTAAGGCCTTTTATGTTGTAGGCATGCATCCGAACAGCAGCCGTAAATCGCGCCAGTTTACCCATCCTATGCTGGTATTTAACATGCACGAGCAATTTGAAGCAATGCGTACAAAAGGTGCTTATGAAAAAGTAAAAACTGTTATCAGGAGAAACGATAAAAGACTGCAGGGATCTAACAATCCTATGCTGCAGGACTTTGGCCATGCATCCGAAGCAAAGCAGTACAGTGGCCGTGCTGTTTCTGAAAATTGGAAATGTCCCTTTCACGCCTAA
- a CDS encoding hypothetical protein (COG3665 Uncharacterized conserved protein) has protein sequence MQIVTKDLIKPHSGIAFELKQGQLLKVTDPEGEQVSELICYSRRDLDEWLCSGRTLDHARTWHIGKGSTLYSNRSNPMLSIIEDTCGKHDFLLAACNQQTIEQHGDTENNQQSCHENLYNSLMGWDIDPDEIYTTFSIFMNVKFRHDGSITIEKPTSKAGDYIIFRAEMDMVVGLTACASSQYNNGSLKAIEYEIIDK, from the coding sequence ATGCAGATTGTTACAAAGGATCTGATCAAGCCTCACTCAGGTATTGCCTTTGAACTTAAGCAAGGACAGTTATTAAAAGTAACCGACCCCGAGGGTGAGCAGGTTAGTGAGTTAATCTGTTATAGCCGGAGAGACCTGGATGAATGGCTTTGTAGCGGCCGCACCCTAGACCATGCCAGAACCTGGCATATAGGTAAAGGAAGTACGTTGTATAGCAACCGCAGCAATCCTATGCTTAGCATTATAGAAGACACCTGTGGCAAGCATGATTTTTTACTGGCAGCCTGCAATCAGCAAACCATTGAGCAACATGGTGATACTGAAAATAATCAGCAGTCCTGCCATGAAAACCTGTACAACAGCCTGATGGGCTGGGATATTGATCCGGATGAAATCTATACCACCTTCAGCATTTTTATGAATGTTAAGTTCAGGCACGATGGCAGCATTACAATTGAAAAACCAACCAGCAAAGCCGGAGATTATATTATTTTCAGGGCTGAAATGGATATGGTTGTAGGCCTCACAGCCTGTGCGTCAAGCCAGTATAATAATGGCAGCCTTAAAGCTATTGAGTACGAAATCATAGATAAATAA
- a CDS encoding hypothetical protein (COG1555 DNA uptake protein and related DNA-binding proteins) produces MKRWLLYISISIFGLSVAAQEPPRPAIDIEAFAERIFPLQDEDLPYEELYETLLLFYTQPLDLNRASREELQSLYLISHTQIESLLQHKDRSGPLLSLYELQAVPGVDVVTIQQLLPFVRVQDRGLHADNRPLLERAFTSGTRFALLRWERITEQQAGFIPGADSLASPFAGSPDKMYFRLRMSKARSFSLGLTAEKDAGEQLQLRPRDKRYGADFYSFHAMFWDWGPFKRIVVGDYQVQYGQGLVLGAGFYLGKGSETITTVARPSIGIRPYTSVVESGFFRGAAATIGSKKTELTLFAGRTPRDATLRNSTDSLATAEDRFFSAFQATGLHRTSTEMYNRHTVKETNIGSAGRWRIAPGKLSVGFTGLFTHFSQPQQPLPQLYNRFAFRGTQNWTASIFAEGHWQQLAYFAEWARSQGGGWGGIAGTMLPLSHGLDMSLLYRHYTPDFYSFYGSGFAEGTRLQNESGLYWGFKYRHSKALWMTAYLDRFWFPWLRYRVSAPSEGYEYLLRLNWQPVKPLLFYAQFRNENKERDVSGPDKTRVLAAGSKNNIIMNMDFKPDEHWQIRSRVQWSSFNQNNSITRGFALVQDAAYTFGNWRLSTRYALFQTDDWENRQYVFERDVLWSFSVPAYYGRGIRYYALLQWKAGKNITVWLRWARTRYRDRETIGSGLERIDGTTRSNLKFQLKLDF; encoded by the coding sequence ATGAAGAGATGGCTGTTATACATCTCCATATCCATTTTTGGCCTGTCCGTTGCAGCCCAGGAACCACCACGACCAGCCATCGATATAGAAGCTTTTGCCGAACGCATATTTCCACTTCAGGATGAGGACCTGCCTTACGAAGAGCTCTACGAAACCCTGCTCCTGTTTTATACCCAACCCCTGGATCTTAACAGGGCCAGTCGTGAAGAACTGCAGTCTCTCTACCTCATAAGTCATACACAGATCGAAAGCCTGCTGCAGCATAAGGATCGTAGCGGCCCGCTGTTGAGCCTCTATGAGCTGCAGGCAGTACCTGGTGTTGACGTGGTTACCATTCAGCAGCTACTCCCTTTTGTGCGGGTGCAGGACAGAGGGCTGCATGCAGACAATCGCCCCCTTCTGGAGCGTGCATTTACCAGCGGCACCCGTTTTGCACTGCTTCGATGGGAAAGAATAACTGAGCAGCAGGCGGGTTTTATACCAGGAGCCGACTCTCTTGCTTCCCCATTCGCAGGTTCGCCCGATAAAATGTACTTCCGACTGCGTATGAGCAAGGCTCGCAGTTTTAGTCTTGGTCTAACGGCCGAAAAAGACGCCGGAGAGCAACTACAGCTCCGCCCACGAGACAAACGCTATGGTGCAGACTTTTACTCCTTCCATGCCATGTTCTGGGACTGGGGTCCATTCAAGCGTATTGTGGTGGGCGACTACCAGGTACAGTACGGGCAGGGACTGGTTTTGGGAGCTGGCTTTTATTTGGGAAAAGGCTCAGAAACCATTACCACTGTTGCCAGGCCTTCCATTGGCATACGACCCTACACATCGGTGGTGGAGAGTGGTTTTTTTAGAGGCGCTGCCGCTACAATTGGTTCTAAAAAAACAGAGCTCACCCTGTTTGCAGGCCGCACCCCCAGGGACGCAACCTTGCGCAACAGCACCGACAGCCTGGCCACTGCAGAAGACCGTTTTTTTTCTGCTTTCCAGGCAACAGGACTGCACCGTACCAGCACCGAGATGTACAACAGGCATACAGTAAAAGAAACAAACATTGGAAGTGCCGGCCGGTGGCGGATTGCTCCGGGCAAATTAAGTGTTGGATTTACCGGCCTGTTTACCCATTTTAGCCAGCCTCAGCAACCACTGCCTCAGTTGTATAACCGTTTTGCTTTCAGGGGCACCCAAAACTGGACTGCAAGTATATTTGCAGAGGGGCACTGGCAGCAGCTGGCTTATTTTGCAGAATGGGCACGAAGCCAGGGTGGCGGCTGGGGCGGTATTGCCGGTACAATGTTACCCTTAAGTCATGGGCTTGATATGTCGCTGCTTTACAGACACTACACCCCCGACTTTTACAGCTTTTATGGGTCAGGTTTTGCAGAGGGCACCCGGCTGCAAAACGAAAGCGGCTTATACTGGGGCTTCAAATACCGGCACAGCAAAGCCCTGTGGATGACGGCTTACCTTGACCGCTTCTGGTTCCCCTGGTTACGCTACCGGGTAAGTGCACCCTCCGAAGGCTATGAATACCTCCTGCGCCTTAACTGGCAGCCAGTAAAGCCATTATTGTTTTACGCTCAGTTCAGAAACGAAAACAAGGAAAGAGATGTAAGCGGCCCGGATAAAACAAGAGTGCTGGCAGCCGGCAGCAAGAACAACATCATCATGAATATGGATTTTAAACCAGATGAGCACTGGCAAATCCGCAGCCGTGTACAGTGGAGCAGCTTTAACCAGAATAATAGTATTACACGTGGTTTCGCCCTGGTGCAGGATGCAGCTTATACCTTTGGCAACTGGCGTTTAAGTACCCGATATGCACTTTTTCAGACTGATGACTGGGAAAACCGGCAGTATGTTTTTGAACGCGATGTGCTCTGGTCATTTTCCGTACCCGCCTATTATGGTCGTGGCATCCGGTATTATGCATTGCTGCAATGGAAGGCAGGAAAAAACATAACGGTATGGCTTCGCTGGGCCCGTACCCGTTACAGAGACAGGGAAACCATTGGCAGTGGCCTGGAGAGGATTGATGGAACCACTCGCAGCAACCTAAAATTTCAGCTAAAGCTGGATTTTTAA
- a CDS encoding morn variant repeat-containing protein (COG2849 Uncharacterized protein conserved in bacteria) translates to MPVMLHAQQADTLYYGDGSIKAYGIVQHGKRQGLWQWLYPDGTRNATVHYQKGALNGWVKNYDFNGNLIGKEWYKAGLLQDTAVYYHSNGQLRSKGRFEHNLYQGRWMFWNEAGVLVREGSYINGLPEGRWKFYHDDGQLWQEGSFAEGKEEGLWQYYREDGKLEYTGSWKKGNRLEDWYYYTPKGKKKKMKQ, encoded by the coding sequence ATGCCTGTAATGCTCCACGCACAACAAGCTGATACGCTATACTATGGGGATGGGAGCATCAAAGCTTATGGCATTGTGCAGCATGGAAAGCGCCAGGGCTTATGGCAGTGGCTATATCCGGATGGAACCCGTAATGCAACAGTGCATTACCAGAAAGGTGCACTGAATGGATGGGTAAAGAATTATGACTTCAATGGGAATCTGATAGGAAAGGAGTGGTATAAAGCCGGTCTTTTACAGGATACTGCTGTTTACTACCACAGTAATGGACAGTTGAGGAGCAAAGGCAGGTTTGAGCATAACCTGTACCAGGGCCGCTGGATGTTCTGGAATGAAGCCGGAGTGTTGGTGCGGGAAGGAAGCTACATCAATGGATTACCCGAAGGACGCTGGAAATTTTACCACGATGACGGACAGCTATGGCAGGAGGGAAGCTTTGCTGAGGGCAAAGAAGAGGGGCTCTGGCAGTACTACCGCGAAGATGGCAAACTGGAATATACCGGAAGCTGGAAAAAGGGCAATCGCTTGGAGGACTGGTACTACTATACCCCAAAAGGAAAGAAAAAGAAAATGAAACAGTAA
- a CDS encoding Maf-like protein (COG0424 Nucleotide-binding protein implicated in inhibition of septum formation): MNLPYPIILASNSPRRQELLTRLGITFSVRVKDTDEQFPADMPAGEVARFLAMKKAEAFREELQEELIITADTTVVLGNNVLNKPASAAEAVSMLKSLSGTSHKVITGVCLLHRNQIISFDDTTVVYFTQLDATEIDYYVTHYKPFDKAGSYGIQEWIGMIGIKKIEGSYYNVMGLPVEKLYKHLKQL, from the coding sequence ATGAATTTACCTTACCCGATTATTTTAGCTTCTAACTCTCCCCGCCGGCAGGAATTGCTTACCCGGCTGGGTATAACATTTTCAGTGCGGGTGAAAGATACGGACGAGCAGTTCCCGGCAGACATGCCAGCTGGGGAGGTGGCCCGTTTCCTGGCTATGAAAAAAGCAGAAGCCTTTCGGGAGGAGCTGCAGGAAGAGCTGATCATTACAGCAGATACTACTGTTGTTTTAGGTAATAATGTGCTCAATAAACCAGCCAGTGCAGCTGAAGCTGTCAGCATGCTTAAGAGTCTTTCAGGTACCAGCCATAAGGTGATCACCGGGGTATGCCTCCTTCACCGGAACCAGATAATTAGTTTTGATGACACCACTGTCGTATATTTCACACAATTGGATGCTACGGAAATTGACTATTACGTAACGCATTACAAACCTTTCGATAAAGCCGGCAGCTACGGTATTCAGGAGTGGATCGGAATGATTGGTATCAAAAAAATTGAAGGTTCGTATTACAATGTAATGGGTTTACCTGTTGAAAAACTGTACAAACACCTCAAACAGCTGTAA
- a CDS encoding hypothetical protein (COG4198 Uncharacterized conserved protein), whose amino-acid sequence MAEIQAFRAWRYNQDRFKSIDNLTAPLFDVVSQRQRQELYQNPYNSIHLSVPAGDNPSRQAAELLEKWKLEGVLLQDKLPTIYVHYQYFTFPGSSEEFVRKGFVCNIRAYDWDEKVLLRHENTIPKSVNDRLELLHETQLNVSPTHGLYTDPHFELECYMDESMLKPIYESEDYQGVRDCMSVIHDARVIRRFVEVLADKQVILADGHHRYEGSLLYRKQRTAENPHHTGAEGYNFHLMYLTNTEGDDIRIMPTHRLINGIKDFDEKVLLQKLEPYFIIKELDNPYDVNTIILGKKWAFGLILKDVTFKIRLRPEVIQELSWKMPQEVKELDLTVLHFFVFEKAMGIAGKDQRRSEYITFERNFANCLTKVLKQEAQCAFIIKDISMEDVKRVCYSGYTMPQKSTYFYPKMISGFLFGSIKEDEFTLPDYFSF is encoded by the coding sequence ATGGCAGAAATTCAAGCATTCCGGGCCTGGCGCTACAACCAGGACCGGTTCAAGAGTATAGATAATCTTACTGCGCCTCTTTTTGATGTAGTTTCTCAGCGTCAGAGGCAGGAGCTTTACCAAAACCCCTACAACAGCATTCACTTATCCGTACCTGCAGGCGATAACCCTTCCCGCCAGGCTGCAGAACTGCTGGAAAAATGGAAGCTGGAGGGCGTACTGCTGCAGGATAAACTCCCCACCATTTACGTGCACTACCAGTATTTTACTTTCCCTGGCTCTTCTGAAGAGTTTGTTCGCAAAGGCTTTGTATGCAACATCAGGGCATATGATTGGGACGAAAAAGTGCTGCTGAGACATGAAAACACTATCCCAAAATCAGTAAATGACCGGCTGGAGCTGCTCCATGAAACTCAGTTGAATGTGAGTCCTACACACGGTCTGTATACTGATCCGCATTTTGAACTGGAATGCTACATGGATGAAAGCATGCTGAAGCCTATCTATGAGTCTGAAGACTATCAGGGCGTACGTGATTGCATGAGTGTGATTCATGATGCCCGGGTGATCAGAAGGTTTGTGGAAGTGCTGGCAGACAAGCAGGTGATCCTGGCCGACGGGCACCACCGCTATGAAGGTTCCCTGCTGTACAGAAAGCAGCGAACAGCAGAAAATCCTCATCATACCGGGGCAGAGGGTTACAATTTTCACCTCATGTATCTTACCAATACAGAGGGAGATGATATCCGTATCATGCCTACCCACCGCCTGATTAATGGCATCAAGGATTTTGATGAAAAAGTCCTTCTTCAAAAGCTGGAGCCCTACTTTATCATCAAGGAACTGGATAATCCCTATGATGTAAATACTATTATATTAGGCAAAAAATGGGCATTTGGTCTTATTTTGAAAGATGTCACCTTCAAGATCCGGCTCAGGCCGGAGGTGATACAGGAGCTCAGCTGGAAAATGCCACAGGAGGTAAAGGAGCTGGACCTCACGGTGCTACATTTTTTTGTATTTGAAAAAGCAATGGGCATAGCCGGCAAAGACCAGCGGCGATCGGAATACATTACTTTTGAAAGGAACTTTGCCAACTGCCTTACCAAGGTACTGAAGCAGGAGGCACAGTGTGCATTTATCATAAAAGACATCTCCATGGAAGATGTAAAGCGCGTATGCTACAGTGGTTATACCATGCCGCAAAAGTCTACCTATTTTTATCCTAAGATGATCAGCGGATTTTTATTTGGTTCAATCAAGGAAGATGAATTTACCTTACCCGATTATTTTAGCTTCTAA
- a CDS encoding class I and II aminotransferase (COG0156 7-keto-8-aminopelargonate synthetase and related enzymes), which produces MDLFEKLLQDRGPLGKHSQADEGYFMFPKLEGEIKPRMVWRGKEVLTWSLNNYLGFANHPDVRKADADAAARWGAAYPMGARMMSGNSDQHLQLENELAQFVQKESAYLLNFGYQGVVSIIDALVDRHDVIVYDSESHACIVDGVRLHMGKRFVYAHNDIEALEKQLKRAERITSETGGGILVITEGVFGMSGNMGNLKDIVALKEKYKFRIFIDDAHGFGAMGATGAGAAEAQGVQDDIDLYFSTFAKSMASIGAFVAGNRDIIDYLKYNMRSQIFAKALPMIFVEGARKRLEMLRSQPEHREKLWTIVNALQSGLREKGFNIGTTTSPVTPVFLRGALSVATILNKDLRENYNIFCSVVIYPVVPKDIIMLRLIPTAVHTQEDVAQTIQAFSEIKHKLDTGAYVNHEYAAKMAMFDA; this is translated from the coding sequence TTGGATCTGTTTGAAAAACTACTGCAGGACCGTGGTCCTTTGGGAAAGCATTCGCAAGCTGACGAAGGCTACTTCATGTTTCCTAAGTTGGAAGGTGAGATCAAACCACGCATGGTATGGCGAGGTAAAGAGGTACTCACGTGGAGTCTAAATAACTATCTGGGATTTGCCAATCACCCTGATGTGCGCAAGGCCGATGCCGATGCAGCTGCACGCTGGGGCGCGGCTTATCCTATGGGCGCGCGTATGATGTCGGGTAATTCCGATCAGCACCTCCAACTGGAGAATGAACTTGCACAGTTTGTTCAGAAAGAATCTGCATACCTGCTTAACTTTGGTTACCAGGGGGTTGTTTCCATTATCGATGCCCTGGTTGACCGCCATGACGTGATTGTGTATGACTCTGAATCACATGCCTGTATTGTAGACGGTGTTCGTTTGCACATGGGTAAGCGTTTCGTTTATGCCCATAACGACATTGAGGCCCTTGAGAAGCAGTTGAAGCGTGCAGAACGCATCACATCCGAGACTGGTGGTGGTATACTGGTAATCACCGAAGGTGTTTTTGGTATGTCTGGCAACATGGGCAACCTCAAAGACATCGTTGCTCTGAAGGAAAAGTATAAATTCCGTATTTTTATTGACGATGCCCACGGTTTTGGTGCCATGGGTGCAACTGGTGCAGGTGCTGCCGAAGCACAGGGTGTACAGGACGATATTGACCTTTACTTCTCTACTTTTGCTAAGTCAATGGCCAGTATTGGTGCATTTGTAGCTGGTAACAGAGATATTATCGATTACCTGAAGTACAACATGCGCTCGCAGATCTTTGCCAAGGCATTGCCAATGATCTTTGTGGAAGGTGCACGCAAGCGTCTGGAAATGCTGCGTTCCCAGCCAGAGCACAGAGAAAAGCTGTGGACGATCGTAAATGCGCTGCAGTCTGGCCTACGTGAGAAAGGTTTCAATATTGGTACTACAACCTCTCCGGTAACTCCTGTTTTCTTAAGAGGTGCGTTAAGTGTAGCCACTATTCTTAATAAAGATCTGCGCGAAAATTATAACATTTTCTGCTCAGTGGTTATTTACCCGGTTGTACCGAAAGATATTATCATGCTGCGCCTTATACCTACAGCGGTACATACGCAGGAGGATGTTGCACAAACCATACAGGCTTTTTCTGAAATTAAACACAAACTTGACACTGGTGCATATGTAAATCACGAATATGCAGCTAAAATGGCCATGTTCGATGCTTAA